AATAAATCGCGCATAACATTAGAAGTTTCAGATGATATAACTCTTCTTATTTCAATAGGATCAAACTCATGAACTAAGTCTCCATTTTTTGAAATTTGACGTTGAAGCAATTGTGGTTCGTATAAAACTCCGCCATTAATTAATGCACAATATCCAGCTAACATTTGTAAAGGGGTTACAGAAATTTCGTATCCAAATGAAAGATATGCTTTAGAGACTTTAGACCATTCATTTGGTTTTCTTAATTTCCCAGCAGTTTCACCAGGCAATGTTAGTGAAGTGGAATTTCCAAAACCAAATCCGCGCAAATATTTAAAATATTTTTCATCATCAATTCGTTGGACAAGTTTTGCAACACCGATGTTACTTGATTGTTCAAGTATTCCAACAACATCTAAACTTTTAAAAGGATGAGTATCCCTAATATTTACGTTTTGAAATTTATATTTTCCATTTTCAAGATTTAATCTTTCATTAAGTCTGCATAACTTCTGATCAATTAATGAAGCAATGGTAAAAGATTTAAAAGTTGAACCGGGTTCATAAGTATCCGTTATTGCACGATTTCTTCTTTGAAAATCATTGTACTTCCAATATTCGTTAGGATTAAAATCATCAATATTTGCAAGTGCAAGTACTTCGCCGGTGTTTGGGTTCATTATAATTCCGGTACCGGAAGCAGCGCCATATTCGCTCACACCTTTTCTTAATTCATCCTCAAGAATTAACTGGTAACTTTTATCAATTGTTAAATAAAAATCATCACCTGAAACAGCAGGGTTTATCTCTTCTTCATCTACTGTAACAGTTTCACCAACAGCATTTTTTTGTATAATTCTGGATCCATCTTCACCATTTAATGCATCTTCATAAAATTCTGAAATACCCATCACGCCTTTATCATCATTATTTAAGTAACCAAGAACGTGTGATGCAAGATTATTGTAGTGAAAAACTCTTGAAGGTTCCTCTTTATAAAAAAATCCTGAACGTTTAATATTCTTTAATGATGCTGCGATTTCTAATGAAGTTTTCTTCTCGAGACATATAGTTTTCTTTGAACCTTTCATAAGATTCAAATAATAGTTTTTACTTCTATTAAACTTCTTAGCAAATATTTGCGCAATCTCGTTTTTATGTTTTTGTTTGATCATTCTTAAATCAACATAAAAAGAAACATCTGCACGATTATAAACCAACAAAACATTATTGCGGTCGTAAATCAATCCACGTTCAGCTTCAATTTTTTCTACGCCTGTTTGTTGTCTTTGAGCATAATAAGAATATTCCTCTGAACGCACTATCTGAATATCAACCAGCTTGATCACCAATGCGATGAAAAAGATTAAGATTGATAGTATTACAAATAATGCGCGTGAGTTATTCATATTTTTCTTTTAAAATCTCGTTTAGATCTTCAACTTTGTTGATATCATATTTTATAATAAAAGCTGACTCAACATTTCTAATCAAACCAAGCCTTGTTTCTGCAATTGCAACAATTCTTTCTTCAGCAGTTACAGTTTGATATTCTGCTGTTAGTTTTATTTTTCTTTGACTTTCTGTTTTATAGGTTTTTTCTGCTTTATCTTTTTGCAAAACGTTTTTTTCATATTTAAGTTTTAGCCCAACACTTGCAAGCGCAAATACAGTTATTATCAACAGAAGTGTTATTAACAAAAAAATTGTTGGTTTAGCACTTTTCTTCATAATCGTTCAGCAGCTCTTAGTTTAGCACTTCTCGCGCGATAGTTATTTCTGATTTCATCATCACTCGGTAAAAGTGGTTTTCTATTAATCAGTTCTAACCTTGCATCTTTTTTAATTAATCCTAGTGGATCTTCTTTTGGACTAAGGCTTACAATAGTTTCAGCTTTAAAAAAATCTTTTACTATTCTGTCTTCTAGCGAATGATAAGAGATAACAACAATCCGTCCGCCCTTTTTCAAAACCTTAAGTGAGTTTTCTAAAAATAATTTCAGATTTCCTAATTCATCGTTTACATAAATTCTAAGCGCCTGAAAAATTCTTGATAATGTTTTTCGTTGAAAGTTTAGTGGAACAAGTTCATTAATTATTGAAACTAACTGTCCGGTTGTTTCAATTCTTTTACCGGTACGTCTTTCGACAATAGTCCGGGAAATCTTTCTGGAATTCTTTTCTTCGCCATATTCATAAAAAACATTTGCTAGATCTTCTTCCGTAAAAGTATTGATAACATCGGCGGCAGTAACTTTTTTGGTTTTATCCATTCGTAAATCAAGCAATGCATCACTACGGTAGGTAAAACCGGATTCCGGATTATCCAATTGAAATGATGATACTCCTAAATCCGCAAGCACACCATCATAGTTTTGTATTGATTCTATCTTTGCAATCACATCTATAAAAGAGTAATTAAAGTTGTATAAACTAACTCCCGATTCATCAGCAAATT
The window above is part of the Ignavibacteriales bacterium genome. Proteins encoded here:
- the rsmH gene encoding 16S rRNA (cytosine(1402)-N(4))-methyltransferase RsmH, translating into MSEHHIPVMLNESLDLLITDRSGIYFDATLGFGGHSSEIIKRLNNDGRLIAADVDTNAFEFSRKKFADESGVSLYNFNYSFIDVIAKIESIQNYDGVLADLGVSSFQLDNPESGFTYRSDALLDLRMDKTKKVTAADVINTFTEEDLANVFYEYGEEKNSRKISRTIVERRTGKRIETTGQLVSIINELVPLNFQRKTLSRIFQALRIYVNDELGNLKLFLENSLKVLKKGGRIVVISYHSLEDRIVKDFFKAETIVSLSPKEDPLGLIKKDARLELINRKPLLPSDDEIRNNYRARSAKLRAAERL
- a CDS encoding transpeptidase family protein is translated as MNNSRALFVILSILIFFIALVIKLVDIQIVRSEEYSYYAQRQQTGVEKIEAERGLIYDRNNVLLVYNRADVSFYVDLRMIKQKHKNEIAQIFAKKFNRSKNYYLNLMKGSKKTICLEKKTSLEIAASLKNIKRSGFFYKEEPSRVFHYNNLASHVLGYLNNDDKGVMGISEFYEDALNGEDGSRIIQKNAVGETVTVDEEEINPAVSGDDFYLTIDKSYQLILEDELRKGVSEYGAASGTGIIMNPNTGEVLALANIDDFNPNEYWKYNDFQRRNRAITDTYEPGSTFKSFTIASLIDQKLCRLNERLNLENGKYKFQNVNIRDTHPFKSLDVVGILEQSSNIGVAKLVQRIDDEKYFKYLRGFGFGNSTSLTLPGETAGKLRKPNEWSKVSKAYLSFGYEISVTPLQMLAGYCALINGGVLYEPQLLQRQISKNGDLVHEFDPIEIRRVISSETSNVMRDLLGGVVKNGTGKKAFSEFISVGGKTGTSQTLVNGKYSKQHYNSSFIGFFPVENPQVVCLILLNAPDQGRYGGLVAAPIFKSLTERIVQTDIEKFQQYFNPDLMHNLKFADDHSQTKTEIKPISVKEVKLSSNNKMPDLVNCHVKDAIYALTKLGVKYKIKGTGIITSQSIAPGKKLNGNEVCLIECSEYTVKGASL